In one Misgurnus anguillicaudatus chromosome 1, ASM2758022v2, whole genome shotgun sequence genomic region, the following are encoded:
- the LOC129432386 gene encoding myelin-associated glycoprotein-like, producing the protein MKMDKLIIFIFLLQGVWCGDWSISLPENIEALSGSCVTINCTFDIHTTYDKYLNDSAVGVWFKNRTDYQTNVVFHSNRTNLYFKGKIIGKLKSKDCTTIFYNVTSNYSAIFFFKIEGNGGLKWTYTQKSALIDVIDSPRKPTVQKFKDQMEVEVHEEVLEGSSMCLRCSAKTLCSSSPPTLTWSSTDRLHLNENSRLQLDQPNQTEIISDLNFTATHLLHGVTFICTITYQLQQRNTTAQNNITLRVQYAPKISLFSCNRTDVTVCLCEAHGNPSPKVEWFLSGRLVSNSTNTSISEERLSSTDLRSFISLHQSLTHTDTLQCVTINTHGNASKLIQLVSSPQEMTCKETQIHTIRKD; encoded by the exons ATGAAGATGGATAAacttattattttcatttttttgttacaaG GTGTTTGGTGTGGAGATTGGAGCATCAGTCTGCCAGAGAACATTGAAGCTTTGAGTGGATCCTGTGTGACCATAAACTGCACATTTGATATTCATACCACATATGACAAATATCTCAATGACAGTGCTGTAGGagtgtggtttaaaaataggactgACTATCAAACAAATGTAGTGTTTCACTCCAACAGGACCAATCTCTATTTTAAAGGGAAAATAATTGGAAAATTGAAAAGCAAAGACTGCACCACCATCTTTTATAACGTTACTTCAAATTACAGTgcgatttttttcttcaagattGAGGGTAATGGTGGACTAAAATGGACCTATACACAAAAATCTGCTTTAATAGATGTGATCG ACTCTCCTCGCAAACCCACAGTGCAGAAGTTTAAGGATCAGATGGAGGTTGAGGTTCATGAGGAGGTGTTAGAGGGGAGCTCTATGTGTCTGCGCTGCTCTGCTAAGACTCTCTGCTCCTCTTCTCCACCAACTCTCACATGGAGCTCCACTGACAGACTCCACCTCAATGAGAACAGCAGACTACAGCTGGATCAACCGAATCAAACTGAGATCATCTCTGATCTGAACTTCACTGCTACTCACCTTCTACATGGAGTCACTTTCATCTGCACTATAACCTACCAGCTACAGCAGAGGAACACAACAGCACAGAACAACATCACATTACGTGTTCAAT ATGCACCCAAAATCTCTCTTTTCAGCTGTAACAGAactgatgtaactgtgtgtttgtgtgaggcTCATGGGAATCCCTCTCCTAAAGTGGAGTGGTTTCTATCTGGACGTCTTGTCAGTAACTCTACAAACACATCTATCAGTGAGGAGCGATTGAGCAGCACAGACTTGAGGAGCTTTATTTCTCTTCATCAGTCacttacacacacagacactctGCAGTGTGTCACCATCAACACTCACGGCAATGCCAGTAAACTGATTCAGCTGGTTTCTAGTCCTCAGGAGATGACATGTAAGGAAACTCAAATTCACACAATACGTAAGGATTAA
- the LOC129432089 gene encoding uncharacterized protein, producing the protein MEPACDPDHNGGQAVVGKRADQLISEYSPKALSGGGFLASEKRWPLEGEGNKKESISVCLKVQGCQDGNGCISIFIEVSAQRIPGPIPDDLHRSSALTSRADIGKPPGLREEVENQQGNSSALPPAVLTCASISETGKILASVSLCIATRRAEPSWQPDEQKSRRRREPQNRHPVEGTQKTRKIGALRGSCVTINCRFDINNIYDNDLTDSAAGVWYKDRGQNSNIVFNSSNSNLPLEGEITGKLKSKDCTTIFYKVTLKYSGPFFFRIEGNGPLKYTYKQKSALINVIDSPPTPTVQMFKDQMEVEVHEEVLEGSSMCLRCSAKTLCSSSPPTLTWSSTDRLHLNENQLDQQNQTEIISDLNFTATHLQHGVTFICTITYQLQQRNTTAQNNITLSVQYAPKISLFSCNRTDVTVCLCEAHGNPSPKVNWFLSGRPVSNFTNTFTSEERLNSTDLRSFISLHQSLTHTDTLQCVTNNSYGTASQLIQLDSSSNKMFSHFIIFYVLIGAAGALVMMILCVITHKRKHSQKRQEATTSRILTNEEHEGESVYANRAVLSPAEADNYPESLHYSSIQFTNSHTESEEIMDVSSLTAEYAVVRHYPARASEISTDEQVIGNAEELKEEVKPKKSVQEMQDSDSQLYAQVKCRNP; encoded by the exons ATGGAGCCAGCATGTGATCCAGATCACAATGGAGGTCAAGCAGTGGTTGGAAAAAGAGCTGACCAGCTGATCAGT GAATACTCACCGAAGGCGTTATCGGGGGGAGGATTTCTGGCGTCAGAGAAGCGCTGGCCACTGGAAGGAGAAGGAAACAAAAAGGAGAGTATTAGCGTTTGCCT GAAGGTACAGGGGTGTCAGGACGGCAACGGCTGTATCTCAATCTTCATCGAAGTCAGCGCCCAGCGAATCCCAGGACCAATTCCA GACGATCTGCATCGGAGCTCAGCATTGACATCCCGGGCGGACATCGGGAAACCTCCTGGCCTTAGAGAGGAGGTGGAGAACCAACAAGGCAA CTCGAGCGCCCTGCCTCCTGCAGTACTTACCTGTGCATCCATCTCGGAAACCGGCAAAATACTTGCCTCAGTGTCCCTCTGCATTGCCACCCGACGGGCGGAGCCGAGTTGGCAGCCAGACGAACAGAAGTCCAG GAGAAGGCGAGAACCCCAGAATCGGCATCCTGTAGAAGGAACACAGAAGACCC GGAAGATTGGAGCTCTGAGAGGATCCTGTGTGACCATAAACTGCAGATTTGatattaataacatatatgacaatGATCTCACTGACAGTGCTGCAGGAGTGTGGTATAAAGATAGGGGTCAAAACAGCAATATTGTGTTTAACTCCAGCAACTCCAATCTTCCTTTGGAAGGGGAAATAACTGGAAAATTAAAAAGCAAGGACTGTACCACCATTTTTTAtaaagttactttaaaataCAGTGGTCCATTTTTCTTTAGGATTGAGGGTAATGGTCCACTGAAATATACCTACAAACAAAAATCTGCTTTAATAAATGTGATCG ACTCTCCCCCCACACCCACAGTGCAGATGTTTAAGGATCAGATGGAGGTTGAGGTTCATGAGGAGGTGTTAGAGGGGAGCTCTATGTGTCTGCGCTGCTCTGCTAAGACTCTCTGCTCCTCTTCTCCACCAACTCTCACATGGAGCTCCACTGACAGACTCCACCTCAATGAGAATCAGCTGGATCAACAGAATCAAACTGAGATCATCTCTGATCTGAACTTCACTGCTACTCACCTTCAACATGGAGTCACTTTCATCTGCACTATAACCTACCAGCTACAGCAGAGGAACACAACAGCACAGAACAACATCACATTAAGTGTTCAGT ATGCACCCAAAATCTCTCTCTTCAGCTGTAACAGAactgatgtaactgtgtgtttgtgtgaggcTCATGGGAATCCCTCTCCTAAAGTGAACTGGTTTCTATCTGGACGTCCTGTCAGTAACTTTACAAACACATTCACCAGTGAGGAGCGATTGAACAGCACAGACTTGAGGAGCTTCATTTCTCTCCATCAGTCacttacacacacagacactctGCAGTGTGTCACCAATAACTCTTACGGCACTGCCAGTCAACTGATTCAACTGGATTCATCTTCTAACAAGATGTTTTCACATTTCATCATTTTCTATGTGCTGATTGGAGCTGCTGGGGCTTTAGTGATGATGATCTTGTGTGTTATTACACATAAACG AAAACATTCCCAGAAGAGACAAGAAGCCACTACAAGTAGAATTTTGACAAATGAA GAGCATGAGGGAGAATCTGTTTATGCCAATAGAGCCGTGCTGTCACCTGCTGAAGCTGATAATTACCCAGAATCCCTTCATTATTCCTCCATTCAATTCACAAACAGCCACACAGAGTCAGAAGAGATCATGGATGTTTCCTCACTTACTGCTGAATACGCTGTCGTCCGTCACTATCCTGCAAGAGCATCAGAGATCTCTACAGATGAACAGGTGATTGGTAATGCAGAAGAGCTTAAAGAAGAAGTAAAGCCTAAGAAATCTGTTCAAGAGATGCAGGACTCAGATTCTCAATTATATGCACAAGTTAAATGTCGAAACCCATAA